A genomic window from Nosocomiicoccus massiliensis includes:
- a CDS encoding YfcC family protein, whose translation MKEKKEKWYKRLEMPDAFVIIFSIVLLAAVLSYLIPAGTFVREEVDGVTRVIPGSYTYVESNPANVLDLFVSIQKGMIDTANIIFLILIVGGIVKIIEYTGAIDAGINVLIQKTKGRYMVLITLVALTFGILASMGLVANAVIAFVPIGIALARNLKLDAIIGVSMIYLGYYAGMVAGIFDPVVLVFAQTIAELPLFSGMTLRVFIFIGMILSVIIFTNRYAKKVKNDPSKSILGNRPFNDDEGITNIEPPKFTVLHGINLLIFVGYLGFFIWGAFTRSWGINELVGVFLMMGFTVGFVSRISPNKFVKIFIEGARGITYGALVVGLARAVVIILENSQILDTIVNATLVPLQAMPTYIGGLMLFVFNLLFNFLVTSGTGQAAIVMPLMVPITDVIGITRQTGVLAFILGDGITNIVAPTSGVLMAVLAVGGVKWTDWLKFVWPILLSWIVIGTLALLYALVTGYGPY comes from the coding sequence GTGAAGGAGAAAAAAGAAAAGTGGTATAAACGTCTGGAAATGCCAGATGCATTCGTCATTATATTTAGTATCGTACTACTCGCGGCTGTTTTATCTTACTTAATACCAGCTGGGACATTTGTACGTGAAGAGGTTGACGGAGTAACGCGTGTCATTCCAGGAAGTTATACGTATGTAGAATCTAACCCTGCGAATGTATTGGATTTATTTGTTTCGATACAAAAAGGGATGATCGACACAGCGAATATTATATTTTTAATTTTGATAGTCGGTGGAATCGTTAAGATTATTGAATATACTGGTGCGATTGATGCCGGAATAAACGTCCTAATTCAAAAGACAAAGGGCCGTTATATGGTTTTAATTACTCTCGTTGCCTTAACGTTTGGTATTTTAGCATCTATGGGACTCGTAGCGAACGCGGTAATCGCATTTGTACCGATTGGTATTGCGTTAGCTAGAAACTTGAAACTCGACGCGATCATTGGAGTATCGATGATTTACCTCGGCTATTATGCCGGTATGGTTGCAGGTATTTTTGACCCAGTTGTATTAGTGTTCGCACAAACGATAGCAGAACTTCCACTATTTTCTGGTATGACATTACGTGTATTTATATTTATCGGTATGATTTTATCGGTCATTATATTTACAAATCGTTACGCGAAAAAAGTAAAAAATGATCCGTCAAAATCTATATTAGGTAATCGACCATTTAATGACGATGAAGGAATCACAAATATTGAACCTCCGAAATTTACTGTATTACACGGAATTAACTTACTCATTTTCGTCGGATATCTCGGGTTTTTCATCTGGGGAGCATTTACGAGAAGTTGGGGAATTAATGAGTTAGTTGGTGTATTTTTAATGATGGGCTTTACAGTTGGATTTGTGTCGCGCATTTCGCCTAACAAATTCGTTAAAATATTTATTGAAGGTGCGCGTGGTATTACATACGGTGCTTTAGTCGTTGGTCTCGCGCGTGCGGTCGTTATTATATTAGAAAACAGTCAAATTCTTGATACGATTGTAAATGCAACGCTCGTACCGTTACAAGCGATGCCGACATATATTGGCGGACTTATGTTATTTGTGTTTAACTTACTATTTAACTTCCTCGTAACGTCTGGTACTGGGCAAGCGGCCATCGTTATGCCATTAATGGTTCCGATTACGGATGTCATAGGAATTACAAGACAAACAGGTGTATTAGCATTTATACTCGGTGACGGTATTACAAATATCGTGGCACCGACGTCTGGTGTACTTATGGCGGTTCTTGCGGTTGGTGGAGTGAAGTGGACGGACTGGCTGAAATTCGTTTGGCCGATATTACTTTCATGGATTGTAATTGGAACACTTGCGCTTCTATATGCGCTCGTTACAGGATACGGCCCATACTAA